CAATGCTTTGGGCACAATGGGCAAACACTTTTCCAGGACTCCAGTTACCAACAATTTGAATCCCTTTCGGATCAGATTGTAATCCGACAAGTAAAACTCGAAGGTCTGCAAGGTCATCCGCTTCTAACCAAGGAGATTCTTTTGTTGGTGTGGATTTGTCTTCATCCTGTTTGGATTCACTTTGTATAGGGAATTGGAGAGCCGTATACAATAAGGCAGATCGTTTGATAAACTCTTTTCGTTTCATTAGAATTTTCCTTTTAATACGACTGGTTTTTCCGGTTTGGAACGGAGTTTCATATTTAAGAATTCAACAATCACTGAAAAACACATCGCAAAGTAAATGTATCCTTTCGGAATGTGTAATTCAAATCCTTCTCCAAGTAGGGCCACCCCAATCAAAATCAAAAAACTCAAAGCTAAAATTTTGATGGTTGGGTGTCTATCGACGAAATCGGAAATACTTCCACTCGATAATAACATAAATCCGACCGATAATATAACAGCAGTTATCATCACTCCAAGTTGGTCTGTCATTCCTACTGCGGTAATTACCGAATCCAAAGAAAACACGATGTCAAGGATCATAATTTGAATGATGACTTTTGTAAAGGATACTCGTTTGGTCGATTCTTCATTTAACTCTGATTCACCTTCTAATTTATGATGAATTTCAGTGGTAGACTTGGCAATGAGAAAGAGTCCTCCCAAAATTAAAATGAGATCCCGGCCACTAATAGAATGGTTCAGAACCGTAAAAAGAGGAGCTTTGAGTTGCATTATGAGTGAAAGAGAAAATAACAAAAGAATACGAGTGAACATAGCAAGTAACAAACCAATTTGTCTTGCTGACTTTTGTTTGGTTTTTGGCAGTCGTGAGGAAAGGATGGAGATAAAGATAATATTGTCAATGCCTAGGACAATTTCCAAAGCAGTTAGTGTTAAGAGCGCAAGCCATACCGAGGGATCAGAGAGAATTTCTATCATAACCTGTCCAAAAGTGATAAAAAGAAAAATGGAATCAATCCAAATCCTAAACTTTGGTTCACAAAGCGGGACTAACGACGATAAAAATACCAACCTTCACATTCTTTTACCAAACGAACGCCTTTCCATAAATCTAAATTGTCTTTGGTTTCTGTGACTCCCCAAAAAAATTCAGCGAAAGACTTTTGTTCTAGTCCCTTGTCCCAAGTCCGATTGGAAACCCAAGGATAGTAGATCCCTTCTTTTGTGAATGGAACTAAAGTCCAATTTTTGTTTGAAAAAGCATAAGAATACTTTATGGGCCAGTAGGTGGAAGCTCCAGGAACTAAATGGTCAAACTGGGAAAGGCAGTCCATTCTGTGCAAACGTTTGGCTTCTCCTTCTTTCACATTTTGAGTTAATCTTGGATACCGATCATTGTAAAAGAAAACAATTCCTAAAAATACAACAAACCCCGCTACGGTTCGAAGGATTGGCAAAAAACTAATAAGTCGGTACAAAAGGAAAAAAATACAAAATACTAAAAAGTAAAGATAACGAAAGTTGGGTTCGATTCGAAAAATATATAAGGCAACGATTGTTAAATATGGAGAAAGTAATAAAACCAATTCCAAATAAAAATCTTTTCCTTTGGAACGAAATAAAGAAAAGATAATGTAGGCCAAACATAAGAATGTATACCACTTAAACCAATCAGAAAATAGCGGATGTTTGGTGATAGTTTCCATCAAAGACGAAACCCAAGAACTAGGATCTTTTAAAATTAAATCCTTGGCTGATTGGATTCTGTTCATTGTCGGAAGTTCCTTGGAGGTAACAATTCCAATCCCACTGAAACGTAACCCTTGTTGCCAAACTTTCCCAAATCCAAATCCAAGAAGAGTCAGTCCTATGGGAAAAATAGATTTTTTTTGTAAACGAACGATTGTATACACCAATAAAAATGGGGCAATGTGGATAAAAAACCAATACTCCGAAATCCAAATGAGAGACAAAACCAATAGAAATCGAATACTTTGGATTCGATTTTTAGAATCCCAATTTTGGATTTCATAGATTGTGTAGGCTGCAAAAATAAATATTACGGCATGGAACCCTGGAAAATAAAACTGTCCGAGGTTATTTGGCAAAACACCGGCGATCGTTAAAAATCCTAAAGAAAACAAATAGGAGATTTTGTTAGAAACTCCTAAGGTTTTGGCTAAAAAATAGGGCATCACAAAATAAAAAAATCCAAAAACCCAATGAAACCAATACACTGAATTTACGAACGGATAGATAAAAATAGAAAGGAGAATTTCTGGAAATAAACTGGAACAAGGTGGGAGATTCCATCCGCGAACCCCGTCCCATCCCCCTATCCAAAAATCACGAGCAAAAAGATAGGGATATAAAATATCACTATCTGTAACTTCTCCTAAATGGTTTTCATAAATAGCATCGTAAAACAAATGAAAGGTGCCAAATAAAAGAAGAAGAACTATTACTGGTTTTAAATTTCGTATCTTCATCAAAAAATCCAAATCCAAATCCAAATACTAATCGTAATCTTTATGTTCAAAACAAACAAACATAGATACGGAAAATTCAATTAGTAACTTGGACATTTCCTTTCAAACGTTTTGAACCTTTCTGGAAAATCTAACTCCACTAAGATACGTTTGTCGGGAATGAAGGGATGAGGAAATTCCAATCGTTTTGCAAAAAGTAAAAGTCCATACTGAGTATAGTCTTTTGCCGAACGAGAATACAAAGTATCTCCCACAACAGGACAACCCATCTTTGCCATATGAACACGAATTTGGTGGGTACGACCTGTTTCCAAACCCAGTTTCATCAAACTAAATTTACGACCTGTTTGTGTTTGGACAATTTTTTCCGTTTTATAATGGGTGATGGCCATTCGCCCATCTTCACGCACACACATCTTCACTCGTTCTACGGGATGGCGACCAATCGGTAAGTTCACTGTACCTTCTGATTCCACTGGTGCTTGTAACACCCAAGCGTAATAGGTTTTATCCACAAGCCGGTCTTGGAACATTTTGGAAAGAGCAGCATGGGCCCGATCTGTTTTGGCAATGATGAGAACCCCTTCTGTTGGTTTGTCCAGCCGGTGCACAATTCCTGGACGACGTTCACCACCTGTGGCTGATAGGTTTTTGAACTGGTGTAACAGTCCATTGACGAGAGAAGGTTGGTCATCGCCCGGTCCACTGTGGCAGGCAATCCCTGCTTTCTTATGGATAACCATAAATTCGTCCTCATCATAAAGAACAGGAATGTCCATCGGGATGGGTTCGAGCCTAGATGGTGGTCTTGCAATCACATCGACGATATACTCTTCTCCAAGAGTTACCTTATAGCCGTTTTTAGTGGCCAATTGTTCTTTGGTTTTGTTTGTCACAAATCCAGAATCGATCCACTTTTGAACAGTAGAACGGCTGAGATCGTCTCCAGCGTTGTCTTTTAGAAAGACATCCAGGCGACTTTGGTCATAATCTTCGGAAACGGTTACAAATATTTGCATTTTCGGTTGTTATCTAATGAAAAGAACTAAACTATGGAAACATTAAGGTAGGTCAACTGATGAAAAAAGGATTTTTTTTAAGCCTCATCCTCCTCGCAGGTCTTTCGCTTTCATTAACGAATTGTTCGTCTTCTGAAGAAAAAGAAACTCCGAAAGACACAACTTCCACTACGGGAACAACATCCACTGTATCTTCCAGAGATCTCAATGCAGCTCTTTTGGACGAAATCAATGTAGCACTCAAAGACTACCGCTATCCAGATGGTGTTCGTCGCAGAGGTTTTAGCTACAAACAAGCGGACATCCAAGCAGAAGATTTTAAAACTTGGGCAAAAGACAACGTTTCTTACATCAAAGATGCTCTTGCTAAACTTCCAGAAGGATACGCTCTTGAAGTAACTGGTCACGCAGATGCTTCTGGTCCAGAAGAAGCAGAAGGTGCAAAAAAAGGAAACGGATACTATTCACAAATTCGTTCTGATGCAGTGAAAGACGCTCTGGTAAAACAAGGAATCCCTGCTGACAGAATCGTAACAAAAGCTTCCGGTTCTTCTAAGCCAATTTCTGGTTTTGATGAAAAAGACGCGATCAATCGTCGTGTGACTTTCCAAGTCGTTTCTAAATAAGAAAGTAACCATTCTTATTTAGCGATCTTTCTCTAAATCAAACCCACCATTTGGTGGGTTTTTTTTATGCCCACTCATTATTTTGTAAATACGGTCGATTGTTGGTGTTTGCGTTTGGGCGCCTCGGATTCGTTATGCGAATCAAAGTTTTTTCTATAACGACCGCGCTTTTCGTTCCAATCTTTCGTTAGTTTCTAACTGAAAATGGATCCATATAAATTTACGAAAGATTTCCACTGCAATCGCTGGCGCAGGATTGGGAGCTGAAATCTAAAATGATTTATGTTCAAAATATTTTGAATGAAACAAATTCTTGACCTTAAAAAACTCTGTAACGGAATTTAAGGATCTACCATGCCAAACTCTGTCCTAGAATACATCCAATCCTTACCAGAAGACCGAAGGATACCATTTTCCAAACTGCGAGACATCGTTAAAAAAAATCTCCCAAAAGGTTTTGAAGAAACCATCCAATACAAAATGATTGGTTATGTGGTTCCCAAAAAAACATATCCAGCTGGCTATCATGTAACACCGGAACTGGCACTTCCCTTTATCCATATTGCATCTCAAAAGAATGGACTTGCCCTCTATCATATGGGAATTTATGCCGATCTCAAATTACTCAATTGGTTCCAAACGGAATATCCTAAACATTCTAAAACCAAATTGGATATGGGGAAAAGTTGTATTCGTTTTAAAAACTTAGATGATATACCTTGGAAACTCATTGGAGAACTTGTTTCTAAGATGGGGCCTAAGGATTGGATCAATCTTTATGAAATCAACTTAACCAGTTCAAGAAGGATCCAAAAAAATATGAAGACAAAACCAACGAAGATACAAAGAAAGGCAGCTCCTAAAAAAAGGAAGTTTGAAAAAAAAGAATGAAAGAGTATGATCACCTATAGGGAGTACTGATACGTGTTCTATATATTTCTCAAATATTTACTGACAGCGGCCCTCGTTGTCTTTATCTCCGAAGTGGCAAAACGAAATGACAGGCTTGGAAGTTTCATTGCCTCTCTTCCCTTGGTCACGATCCTAACACTAGTTTGGTTAAAAATAGAAAAAGTATCCACGGAGAAAATATCTAATCATGCATATTATACGTTTTGGTTTGTTTTACCCACCTTACCGATGTTTTTAGCATTTCCGAAACTTTACCAAATGTTTGGATTTTGGATGGCTCTTATTGTTAGTATGATTTTAACATTTTTTATGTTTTATTTTTTCCAACTCATCTTAAGTCGATTTGGAATTCATTTATTTGATTGATATAAGGTAGTTTTTAAATTTATTTAATTTTGATAGAACTTCTTTTTTATTGGAGAAAGATAGGTCTAACATTCGAATTTTATAACTCTCTATCGGGAAAGGACCATTTTATGACAATTAATTTAAAAATGCCCAATGATTTCAAAGTTGCTTATAAAATTGAGTTACAAAAATACAAAGATAGTTTGGCACAAAACAATGATTCACTTGCTTGGCATCATTTGGAAAGAGCTCATATTATTGGTCAATACCATCCTATGTCTCATACAGGGGTTCATTTTCGAATGTTTGTTTTTGGAATACGAAAATTTGACTTAAATGAAATTCTTGGACAATTTGTTCGAATGAGTTTTGGATGGATTGGAAGTATGTTCAATCGAATCCCCGTGGGAAATACAGGAAGTGCTTCTGTTCCCATTTTTGCACCCATGCCCATCCCGGATGATTTAAAACCTCTACTATGGAATGCTGACGTTGATGCCAAAGGATTGTCTGGGTTTAAGAGTAAATAAATTCGCATAACATTGATTTTATTTTTTCGCAACCATAAGAAAAATTGAGGCATCTTCATTCAAAAATACTTTTTTCTTTTCTAAAATGATAGAAGATGATACTGACTGAAATCCAGTTTTTTTTAATAAAACCATCAATGCATTTTGATCGAATCCACTATGGACTTTGGGATGGGAAACTTTTTCATTCTGATCAAAATCTACAATGATGAGTTTTCCTTGGGGATTCAAAATTTCGTAAAAAAATTCAAGAATCTTTTTTGTATCAGGAATATGCAATAGAACCAAAGAAACTAGCAAGATATCCGCTTTTTTTGTTTTGGAATATTGAAGAAAATTCGAATGGATTACTTCTGCATTGTGCACATTCAACCTTTTGATTTTTTCTCTGACAATACCGAGCATTGGTTCCGATGAATCAATAAACAGTACTCGTTCCACTAAGGAAGTTAAGGTGAGGCCTACAAGTCCTGTCCCACATCCATAATCAAATAAAGTTTTTGATTGGCTTTCTTTACATTCTACCTGGACTGCACTTGCTATGTCCTTTGCTAATTCTTTTCGTTCCGTTGTGTCGTATTGGCTTGCTAGTTGGTCAAAAACATTTGGTTCCATATGGGTGTGTGTGTTAGACTAGGATGGAGAACATAAATATTTACTTTCGAAGGACGAAGCCACCAAGCGAACGAGGAACGCTGTTATGTATTATTTTTTTTGTTACAATGTGTTTGTTGGTAGGTTTCGTAAATTGTATTTGCCTCTCGATTCTCTATATATAGAAAATAGGGTAATATGATTAACGGAAATAATCCGTCAATTCCGGCTGCCCATGCGAGTGAAAGGGAAACGTAAGAGATTCCTGCTGAAAATCCCCATTGGCTTTGGCGATAATTTTTCATTTTAGATCTAGTTTCGAAAAAATAAGCTAAACATTCTGGAGATTCATTTTTAGGCAATTCGGGAATCGTAACACAGGAATATAAAATTAAAATTGATAAAGATGTAATGAAATTTCTGAAATACATTTTTCTAAGACCTTTAAATTTTTAATTTCAATAAATTCTTCGAAAATGGAAGTCCTTGTTAATCCATAGAAGTATATTTTTAGTTTGTCATTTAACATAAATTTGTCATGAACTATAATGTTTTCATTTTGATAAATTGTGTATTCAACATTAACTGTATAATCAATTTCTCTGAAATGTATTGGCCAAATAAATGAAACAGGATATATGATAGGTAAACTCCACCAATAGTTTCTTTTTTCAGCAAGGTAAGGTTGAATTTTGATATCTAAAATAAAATCATCTTTGTTTTGAAGACTCGTTTCGTTCACAATATATTTATTTTGTAAAGGAATATCATTCTTTAAGAATGATATAAAGATGTATTTCCAAGCGCTTTCAATTTCAACTAGATCATCATTGATGATTTCAAATTTTCGGATGTTTATTGTTTTCTTATTAACTATGTCTGGGTTTTCGTTTGATTTTTGAGGGCTAGGCAATTGTCTAATATCAATATTACAGCTTGTTGAAATGACGGTGATTAAAATGACAATGATTATTTTTTTCATAAATTGAATTTGATTCAATAAAATAACGTATAACTCTTTATCCGTCTTTTTTGTTTGATTTTAATCACATATCGCTTGTTATTTGTTAATTTGTCAAGTAGGGAATCAAAATTCCGCTCTACTATAGGTAAAATGGAAACCTATCTTGAATCCCGATTCTATACTTAAAAAC
This genomic stretch from Leptospira meyeri harbors:
- a CDS encoding TerC family protein encodes the protein MEILSDPSVWLALLTLTALEIVLGIDNIIFISILSSRLPKTKQKSARQIGLLLAMFTRILLLFSLSLIMQLKAPLFTVLNHSISGRDLILILGGLFLIAKSTTEIHHKLEGESELNEESTKRVSFTKVIIQIMILDIVFSLDSVITAVGMTDQLGVMITAVILSVGFMLLSSGSISDFVDRHPTIKILALSFLILIGVALLGEGFELHIPKGYIYFAMCFSVIVEFLNMKLRSKPEKPVVLKGKF
- a CDS encoding RluA family pseudouridine synthase; translated protein: MQIFVTVSEDYDQSRLDVFLKDNAGDDLSRSTVQKWIDSGFVTNKTKEQLATKNGYKVTLGEEYIVDVIARPPSRLEPIPMDIPVLYDEDEFMVIHKKAGIACHSGPGDDQPSLVNGLLHQFKNLSATGGERRPGIVHRLDKPTEGVLIIAKTDRAHAALSKMFQDRLVDKTYYAWVLQAPVESEGTVNLPIGRHPVERVKMCVREDGRMAITHYKTEKIVQTQTGRKFSLMKLGLETGRTHQIRVHMAKMGCPVVGDTLYSRSAKDYTQYGLLLFAKRLEFPHPFIPDKRILVELDFPERFKTFERKCPSY
- the loa22 gene encoding OmpA family outer membrane lipoprotein Loa22, with product MMKKGFFLSLILLAGLSLSLTNCSSSEEKETPKDTTSTTGTTSTVSSRDLNAALLDEINVALKDYRYPDGVRRRGFSYKQADIQAEDFKTWAKDNVSYIKDALAKLPEGYALEVTGHADASGPEEAEGAKKGNGYYSQIRSDAVKDALVKQGIPADRIVTKASGSSKPISGFDEKDAINRRVTFQVVSK
- a CDS encoding DUF1801 domain-containing protein, with the protein product MPNSVLEYIQSLPEDRRIPFSKLRDIVKKNLPKGFEETIQYKMIGYVVPKKTYPAGYHVTPELALPFIHIASQKNGLALYHMGIYADLKLLNWFQTEYPKHSKTKLDMGKSCIRFKNLDDIPWKLIGELVSKMGPKDWINLYEINLTSSRRIQKNMKTKPTKIQRKAAPKKRKFEKKE
- a CDS encoding DUF3147 family protein, whose translation is MFYIFLKYLLTAALVVFISEVAKRNDRLGSFIASLPLVTILTLVWLKIEKVSTEKISNHAYYTFWFVLPTLPMFLAFPKLYQMFGFWMALIVSMILTFFMFYFFQLILSRFGIHLFD
- a CDS encoding DUF3703 domain-containing protein, coding for MTINLKMPNDFKVAYKIELQKYKDSLAQNNDSLAWHHLERAHIIGQYHPMSHTGVHFRMFVFGIRKFDLNEILGQFVRMSFGWIGSMFNRIPVGNTGSASVPIFAPMPIPDDLKPLLWNADVDAKGLSGFKSK
- a CDS encoding class I SAM-dependent DNA methyltransferase — translated: MEPNVFDQLASQYDTTERKELAKDIASAVQVECKESQSKTLFDYGCGTGLVGLTLTSLVERVLFIDSSEPMLGIVREKIKRLNVHNAEVIHSNFLQYSKTKKADILLVSLVLLHIPDTKKILEFFYEILNPQGKLIIVDFDQNEKVSHPKVHSGFDQNALMVLLKKTGFQSVSSSIILEKKKVFLNEDASIFLMVAKK
- a CDS encoding LBF_2127 family putative lipoprotein codes for the protein MKKIIIVILITVISTSCNIDIRQLPSPQKSNENPDIVNKKTINIRKFEIINDDLVEIESAWKYIFISFLKNDIPLQNKYIVNETSLQNKDDFILDIKIQPYLAEKRNYWWSLPIIYPVSFIWPIHFREIDYTVNVEYTIYQNENIIVHDKFMLNDKLKIYFYGLTRTSIFEEFIEIKNLKVLEKCISEISLHLYQF